A single genomic interval of Legionella israelensis harbors:
- a CDS encoding tetratricopeptide repeat protein encodes MSEWLAITILVVVFISAMFLALYPLRKQPLFSGCLSLVMALAVAFAYWSWGSFTQWRQYVYQTEQQKVATKMLQTLKTPEQLAEKLKAKLNDKPESAKGWYLLGRLYDTQGKWQEAVDSYAKAHRLMPEEISYTIYYAQGLWRLNQQQFTMQIRELYYNILKKNPEQPDALAMLAMDSFLSHDYERAIDYWERLLKLAPPQSEEAVALRKAIARAQKQLEKGNHYDKQSI; translated from the coding sequence ATGAGTGAGTGGTTAGCTATTACAATTTTAGTTGTTGTTTTTATTTCAGCAATGTTCCTTGCTCTGTATCCTTTGCGTAAGCAACCTCTATTCAGTGGGTGTTTGTCGCTGGTAATGGCTCTTGCAGTTGCGTTTGCCTATTGGTCCTGGGGATCATTCACTCAATGGCGTCAGTATGTTTATCAAACTGAGCAACAGAAAGTGGCCACAAAAATGCTACAAACTTTAAAAACTCCGGAACAATTGGCTGAGAAACTAAAAGCAAAATTAAACGATAAACCAGAAAGTGCTAAAGGGTGGTATTTGCTTGGACGTCTTTATGATACCCAGGGTAAATGGCAGGAAGCTGTCGATTCCTACGCTAAAGCTCATCGTTTAATGCCTGAGGAGATCTCTTATACCATTTATTATGCACAAGGACTCTGGCGATTGAATCAGCAGCAATTTACGATGCAAATACGCGAGCTTTATTATAATATTTTGAAAAAAAATCCCGAGCAGCCTGATGCTTTAGCCATGCTTGCGATGGATTCATTCTTGAGCCATGATTATGAACGTGCGATTGATTACTGGGAGCGTTTGTTAAAGCTGGCTCCTCCTCAATCGGAAGAAGCTGTTGCCTTGAGAAAGGCTATAGCACGTGCACAGAAACAACTGGAGAAAGGAAATCATTATGACAAACAGAGTATATAA
- a CDS encoding DsbE family thiol:disulfide interchange protein, which translates to MRTFGWRILPLFLFIALGLFFLRGLSLDPQYLPSAKIGKPLPNFNLPLLFDADKRMTPDSLKKKVALLNVWASWCAACIEEQVFMLKLSREGVPIYGINYKDKAENARRWLANWGNPYEIVAQDKDGKLAIDLGVYGAPETFLVDKEGIIQYRHVGILTEEDWKKDILPRMRQLERVS; encoded by the coding sequence ATGAGAACATTTGGTTGGCGTATTTTGCCGTTGTTTTTGTTTATTGCTCTTGGTTTGTTTTTTTTGCGCGGTTTATCTTTAGACCCTCAATATTTGCCTTCTGCAAAGATAGGAAAACCTTTACCGAATTTTAATTTGCCACTCCTTTTTGATGCCGACAAAAGAATGACTCCGGACAGTCTGAAAAAAAAAGTGGCTCTTTTGAATGTCTGGGCCAGTTGGTGTGCGGCTTGTATTGAAGAACAAGTATTTATGCTTAAGCTTTCCAGAGAGGGCGTGCCGATATACGGTATAAATTATAAAGACAAGGCTGAAAATGCCAGACGCTGGCTTGCAAACTGGGGTAATCCGTATGAGATTGTGGCTCAGGATAAAGACGGAAAGTTAGCTATCGACTTAGGTGTTTATGGAGCTCCTGAAACATTTTTAGTGGATAAAGAAGGCATTATTCAATACAGACATGTGGGCATACTGACTGAAGAAGATTGGAAAAAAGATATTTTGCCACGTATGAGGCAATTGGAGCGGGTTTCATGA
- a CDS encoding acyl-CoA dehydrogenase family protein: MEFKFSEESIAFREMAANFARDKLAPMADQWDENSYFPIEVLREAAELGMAGIVAREDIGGSQLTRLDSSLIFEQLATGCVSTSAYLSIHNMVTSIIDRYAHESLRQKWGKKLTSMEVFASYCLTEPESGSDAASLKSQAKREGDEYVINGAKAFISGGGVSDVYVCMVRTGDETYQGISCLLVEKNTPGLSFGKLEKKMGWHSQPTCMVYFENCRVPVENLIGEEGMGFKIALNALNGGRVNIAACSLGGAAKCLKLTQSYLGDRCQFGEPLKEKQALRFYFADMLTDYEAARLMVYRAAVAMDNFDPHSPVYCAMAKRLATDVAFQISDKALQLHGGYGYLRDYQIERIFRDLRVHQILEGTNEIMREIIAKATLDEKYDIL; encoded by the coding sequence ATGGAATTTAAATTCAGTGAAGAAAGCATTGCCTTTCGTGAAATGGCAGCAAATTTTGCTCGGGATAAACTGGCTCCAATGGCTGATCAATGGGATGAAAATAGCTATTTCCCCATTGAAGTATTACGTGAGGCAGCCGAATTAGGAATGGCTGGAATTGTTGCTCGTGAAGATATTGGCGGCTCACAACTGACTCGTCTTGATTCTTCTTTAATATTTGAACAACTTGCTACCGGTTGCGTCAGTACAAGCGCTTATCTTTCTATTCATAACATGGTAACTTCCATTATCGATCGCTATGCCCATGAGTCTTTACGTCAGAAATGGGGCAAAAAACTGACTTCAATGGAAGTCTTTGCCAGTTACTGCCTGACAGAGCCTGAATCCGGCTCCGATGCCGCCTCTTTAAAATCACAGGCTAAACGCGAGGGTGATGAATATGTCATTAATGGAGCTAAAGCGTTTATTTCAGGAGGTGGTGTTAGCGATGTGTATGTATGTATGGTGCGAACCGGTGATGAAACATATCAGGGCATTAGTTGTTTGCTGGTAGAGAAAAACACACCGGGTTTAAGTTTTGGTAAGCTAGAAAAAAAAATGGGATGGCACAGTCAACCCACATGCATGGTTTATTTTGAAAATTGCCGCGTTCCTGTGGAAAACCTTATTGGGGAAGAGGGCATGGGTTTTAAAATTGCTCTTAATGCCTTAAACGGAGGTCGAGTTAATATTGCAGCCTGTTCATTAGGGGGCGCTGCTAAGTGTTTGAAATTAACCCAGTCTTATCTTGGTGACCGTTGTCAGTTTGGAGAGCCGTTGAAGGAAAAGCAGGCATTGCGTTTTTATTTTGCCGATATGCTGACCGACTATGAAGCGGCGCGTCTAATGGTTTATAGGGCGGCGGTGGCAATGGATAATTTTGATCCCCATTCCCCAGTATACTGTGCAATGGCTAAACGTTTAGCCACGGATGTAGCTTTTCAAATCAGTGATAAAGCATTACAACTGCATGGTGGCTATGGTTATTTGCGTGATTATCAAATAGAACGCATATTCCGGGATCTAAGGGTTCATCAAATTCTCGAAGGTACGAACGAAATTATGCGTGAAATTATTGCTAAAGCTACATTGGATGAAAAATACGACATATTATAA
- a CDS encoding cytochrome c-type biogenesis protein yields the protein MNFLLLFFLFFKTQVGYTNDLYPLDSAQKEAQFHHLLKDLRCLVCQNQDLADSNADLAKDLRQQVYEMVKKGKTDSEITGYLTERYGDFILFKPPVKPVTAILWFGPLIFLLSGFLIFWRSCSGRNFS from the coding sequence ATGAATTTTCTTTTGTTATTTTTTTTGTTTTTCAAGACTCAGGTTGGCTATACAAATGATTTATATCCTTTAGATTCTGCTCAAAAAGAAGCACAGTTTCATCATTTACTTAAGGATTTGCGTTGTTTGGTATGTCAGAATCAGGATTTAGCAGATTCCAATGCAGATTTAGCAAAGGATCTGCGCCAACAAGTTTATGAAATGGTAAAAAAAGGGAAAACCGATAGTGAGATTACCGGGTATTTAACCGAGCGTTATGGTGATTTTATTTTATTTAAGCCCCCGGTCAAGCCTGTAACTGCCATATTGTGGTTTGGACCCTTGATATTTCTGTTGTCAGGTTTCCTGATTTTCTGGCGCAGTTGTTCTGGACGAAATTTCTCATGA
- a CDS encoding dodecin yields MTNRVYNILELVGTSEESIEAAINNALSKAAETHQKLDWFEVIETRGFIDANSVKYYQVRLKIGCFEKI; encoded by the coding sequence ATGACAAACAGAGTATATAACATCCTGGAGCTGGTAGGCACCTCTGAAGAAAGTATTGAAGCAGCTATTAACAATGCTTTAAGCAAAGCCGCAGAAACACATCAGAAACTGGATTGGTTTGAAGTTATTGAGACACGCGGATTTATCGATGCTAATAGTGTTAAATATTACCAGGTTCGTTTAAAGATAGGTTGTTTCGAAAAGATTTGA
- a CDS encoding IS110 family transposase produces MSLYSNYIGIDIGKISFVVAMYGSKKIYEYENNPTGIKAFINDFKSKLKYALTVLETTGGYEMQLLLTLCESGFAVHRANTRKVKRFIQSYGNEAKTDKLDALSLALYGYERAQRLELFTPQSTKALALFELVQRRNDLKQMLVAEKNRLKAPRADIIKASCNAMLEVLNNQIKTITDEINTLIEADSVLREKKAILKTIPGIGDIIANELLVLLPELGSLTRRKIASLAGLAPKANDSGQFSGYRCIGYGRCGIKPILFLAAMAARNSNSSLKSFYNQLISSGKKKMVALTALMRKIIVIANARIRDFNSGLFCA; encoded by the coding sequence ATGTCATTATACAGTAATTATATTGGTATCGATATTGGAAAAATTTCTTTTGTTGTAGCGATGTATGGCTCAAAAAAGATATACGAATATGAAAATAATCCGACAGGTATTAAAGCGTTTATAAACGATTTCAAGAGTAAATTAAAATATGCTTTAACTGTATTAGAAACGACAGGCGGTTATGAGATGCAATTATTGCTCACTTTGTGTGAGTCAGGGTTTGCAGTACATCGAGCTAATACACGTAAGGTCAAACGATTTATTCAATCTTATGGCAATGAGGCAAAGACGGATAAACTGGATGCCCTCTCATTGGCTTTATATGGGTATGAGCGAGCACAACGACTAGAACTATTTACTCCTCAATCAACAAAAGCCCTTGCCTTATTTGAGTTGGTGCAGCGTCGTAATGATTTAAAACAAATGCTTGTTGCAGAAAAGAATAGATTAAAAGCTCCTCGCGCGGACATCATCAAAGCGAGCTGTAATGCAATGCTCGAGGTGCTTAATAATCAAATCAAGACCATTACAGATGAAATAAATACCTTGATAGAGGCTGACTCTGTGTTAAGAGAAAAAAAAGCTATTCTAAAAACTATTCCCGGCATAGGGGATATCATTGCTAATGAGCTTCTTGTCTTATTACCAGAATTAGGTTCCTTAACGCGACGTAAAATTGCTTCGCTTGCTGGCCTTGCACCAAAGGCAAATGATAGCGGGCAGTTTAGCGGTTATCGGTGTATTGGTTATGGCAGATGTGGAATTAAGCCCATATTATTCTTAGCTGCCATGGCTGCAAGAAATTCAAATTCTAGCTTAAAATCTTTCTACAATCAGTTAATTTCTTCCGGAAAGAAAAAGATGGTAGCTTTAACTGCTTTAATGCGAAAAATCATTGTTATTGCAAATGCCAGAATAAGAGATTTTAATTCGGGATTATTTTGTGCATGA
- the recQ gene encoding DNA helicase RecQ yields the protein METIVQSETKSQKALAILKEFYGFDSFRAPQEDIINDLVNGRDLLVLMPTGGGKSLCYQIPALILEGVAIVVSPLIALMEDQVTALTLQGIRAAYYNSSLSSEEARNVLSQLHNHQLDLLYIAPERLMSQAFLERLENCCISLFAIDEAHCISQWGHDFRPEYAALGRLKSSFPDVPVIALTATADQQTRQDIILKLNYHPVRYVASFNRPNIHYRVILKANPFKQLNQFLQHQNEQSGIIYCGTRNTVERLAEKLQNSGYKARAYHAGLSHEERREVQSLFRHDHIDIVVATLAFGMGIDKSNVRFIVHYDLPKNIESYYQETGRAGRDGLPAQSLLLYDPADSARLRAWITQIPQDEQRRIEIGKLNHMIAFAEASYCRRQILLSYFGEAEKQNCKNCDVCDHPPDTTDVTEEARKLLSCIYRLRQNYGLIYTIEVLRGSTSDKIIRAKHDRLSTYGIGKDKSVKYWKHLAWQLIHKEYCIQDFNQYQVLKLTPKAIPLLKGEEKIALTIPNSDITKDKPNSKQKKSLTSSDMTLFEILRKLRRKLADEENKPSFMIFSDASLHEMAREKPTTTTALLAVSGVGQHKLSRYGHHFLKALKDYRSEEQ from the coding sequence ATGGAAACCATTGTGCAATCGGAAACCAAATCACAGAAAGCGCTTGCCATTTTAAAAGAATTTTATGGTTTTGACAGCTTTCGAGCACCGCAAGAAGATATTATTAATGATTTAGTCAATGGACGGGATTTACTGGTTCTCATGCCTACAGGTGGAGGAAAATCCCTTTGCTATCAAATACCGGCATTGATCCTAGAGGGTGTAGCTATTGTTGTTTCACCTTTAATTGCCTTAATGGAAGATCAGGTCACTGCCTTAACCTTACAGGGCATACGTGCAGCCTATTATAATTCCTCATTAAGCAGCGAAGAAGCCAGGAACGTACTTTCCCAGCTCCATAACCACCAGCTGGATTTGCTTTACATTGCGCCGGAACGATTAATGAGCCAGGCTTTTCTTGAGCGATTGGAGAACTGCTGCATTTCTTTATTTGCTATTGATGAAGCTCATTGTATTTCACAATGGGGACATGATTTTCGGCCAGAATATGCTGCACTGGGCAGATTAAAATCCTCTTTTCCTGATGTGCCTGTTATTGCTTTGACAGCCACTGCTGATCAACAGACTCGCCAGGATATTATTCTCAAATTAAATTATCATCCTGTCCGATACGTTGCCTCATTCAACCGTCCCAATATTCATTATCGAGTGATTCTCAAAGCAAATCCTTTCAAACAATTAAACCAGTTTTTACAGCATCAGAACGAGCAATCAGGTATTATATATTGCGGTACGCGAAACACTGTTGAACGTTTGGCAGAAAAACTTCAAAACTCAGGATATAAAGCACGCGCATACCATGCGGGCCTTAGCCATGAAGAACGTCGTGAGGTGCAATCTTTATTCAGGCATGATCACATTGATATTGTCGTTGCAACGCTTGCCTTTGGCATGGGTATTGATAAATCAAATGTGCGTTTTATTGTTCATTATGACTTGCCTAAGAACATTGAAAGCTATTACCAGGAAACCGGACGTGCCGGGCGGGATGGGTTACCTGCGCAGAGCTTACTTCTTTACGACCCGGCAGATAGTGCCAGGTTACGTGCATGGATAACCCAAATTCCGCAAGATGAGCAAAGGCGCATTGAAATCGGTAAATTAAATCATATGATTGCCTTTGCAGAAGCATCCTATTGTCGAAGACAAATATTACTGAGTTATTTTGGTGAAGCAGAGAAGCAAAATTGTAAAAACTGCGATGTTTGCGACCATCCACCGGACACCACAGACGTAACAGAAGAAGCAAGAAAACTACTGTCATGTATTTATAGGCTTCGTCAGAATTATGGCCTAATTTACACCATTGAGGTGTTAAGAGGCAGTACTTCTGATAAAATCATACGAGCAAAACATGATCGCTTAAGCACTTATGGCATTGGAAAGGATAAATCCGTCAAATACTGGAAGCATCTTGCCTGGCAATTGATTCATAAAGAATACTGCATACAGGATTTCAATCAATATCAGGTATTAAAACTAACGCCCAAAGCCATTCCTCTGCTAAAAGGTGAAGAAAAGATTGCTTTAACCATACCAAACAGCGATATAACAAAAGATAAACCCAATAGTAAACAGAAAAAGTCTTTGACATCTTCAGATATGACGCTATTTGAAATCCTGCGCAAGTTGAGGCGTAAACTTGCCGATGAGGAAAATAAACCCTCCTTTATGATTTTCAGCGACGCAAGCTTACATGAAATGGCAAGAGAAAAGCCCACAACGACAACCGCTCTTTTAGCTGTATCCGGAGTTGGTCAACATAAACTAAGCCGTTACGGCCATCATTTTTTAAAGGCCTTAAAAGACTATAGAAGCGAAGAGCAATAG
- a CDS encoding enoyl-CoA hydratase/isomerase family protein — protein sequence MTYITQELDSDGILTLTLDRPEKLNALNMEVLDSLTHILQQAKENVEVKGLILTGQGKAFCAGADINRLAECNAQTGYEFARYGQQVFRDLETLGKPSLAAVNGFAFGGGCELAISATLRIASTSAQFGQPEVKLGVIPGYGGTQRLARLIGKGRALDLCLTARFINAETALNWGLVTEVVEPETLLSQAKKTLKGVLSMAPLAVQAVMESIDYGYDLSLTEALHLEAVHFAKVCASKDKDEGVSAFLTKRSAEFKGQ from the coding sequence ATGACCTATATTACCCAGGAGTTAGATAGCGACGGTATCCTGACTTTAACGCTGGATCGCCCCGAGAAATTAAATGCTTTAAATATGGAGGTTCTAGATTCATTGACTCATATTCTTCAGCAAGCAAAAGAAAACGTTGAGGTAAAAGGTTTGATTTTAACTGGCCAAGGTAAGGCATTTTGTGCTGGAGCTGACATTAACCGGCTTGCAGAATGTAATGCCCAGACAGGTTATGAGTTTGCTCGTTATGGGCAACAGGTTTTTAGAGACTTGGAAACACTTGGTAAACCATCACTTGCAGCGGTAAATGGTTTTGCTTTTGGCGGTGGTTGTGAATTGGCGATTTCAGCTACCTTGCGTATTGCCTCTACGTCTGCTCAGTTTGGCCAGCCGGAAGTTAAACTCGGGGTGATCCCAGGTTATGGAGGAACACAACGTTTGGCTCGTCTTATTGGTAAAGGGCGGGCATTGGATCTTTGCCTTACTGCTCGTTTTATCAATGCTGAAACGGCTTTAAACTGGGGATTGGTAACGGAAGTTGTCGAGCCGGAGACCTTGTTATCCCAAGCCAAAAAAACATTAAAAGGTGTATTATCCATGGCTCCTTTAGCTGTGCAGGCTGTGATGGAATCCATCGATTATGGCTACGATTTATCTCTCACGGAGGCTTTGCATTTAGAAGCAGTTCATTTTGCCAAGGTCTGCGCCAGCAAAGATAAAGATGAGGGTGTATCGGCTTTTTTAACGAAACGTTCCGCAGAGTTTAAAGGACAATAA
- a CDS encoding enoyl-CoA hydratase/isomerase family protein has product MTEDVLFSQKGPLGLITLNRPASLNALSLPMIKLMQEQLQHWQQEPDIKAVVLQAKPGKAFCAGGDVRWLYEAGMANHPEQMRFFEHEYRLNHFIHHFPKPYISLMDGITMGGGVGISLHGSHPVASENFVFAMPETGIGFFPDIGASYLLARCPNNLGVYLGLTGHRLNAKQALGAGLVKFVINSRQMPLLVDTLAQCDLSMNAHQQVSDCLKSSFASQENKTLNKEEWSLINTCFSKATVELILSALGEAGTKEAERIYQDLLQKAPLSLKVTLEQIHRAKDLTLAECLKMDYVLVHHFMRDHDFYEGIRALLIDKDKSPKWQPAELSQTSNAKVAEYFETIVPDLEL; this is encoded by the coding sequence ATGACAGAGGATGTGTTGTTTTCACAAAAAGGGCCATTAGGACTGATTACTTTAAATCGGCCGGCTTCTTTAAATGCTTTAAGTTTGCCAATGATAAAATTAATGCAGGAACAACTGCAACATTGGCAGCAGGAGCCGGATATTAAAGCTGTGGTTTTACAGGCAAAGCCAGGCAAGGCTTTTTGTGCAGGAGGAGATGTCCGCTGGCTATATGAAGCTGGTATGGCGAATCATCCGGAACAAATGAGATTTTTTGAGCATGAATACCGTTTAAACCATTTTATCCATCATTTTCCCAAGCCTTATATTTCCCTAATGGATGGAATAACAATGGGCGGTGGAGTCGGGATTTCTTTACATGGCTCTCATCCTGTGGCCAGTGAAAATTTTGTTTTTGCCATGCCGGAAACAGGGATTGGATTCTTCCCTGATATTGGGGCGAGTTATCTTTTGGCGCGTTGTCCGAACAATCTGGGTGTATATCTTGGATTGACCGGGCATAGGCTTAATGCCAAACAAGCTTTAGGGGCGGGTCTTGTAAAATTTGTCATTAATTCCAGGCAAATGCCTTTACTTGTGGATACCCTCGCTCAGTGCGATTTATCCATGAATGCACACCAGCAGGTGAGCGATTGCCTGAAATCTTCTTTTGCTTCTCAGGAAAATAAGACCTTAAATAAAGAAGAATGGTCCTTGATCAATACTTGTTTTTCAAAGGCAACGGTAGAATTAATTTTAAGTGCCTTAGGGGAAGCGGGAACAAAAGAGGCAGAGCGAATTTATCAGGATTTATTGCAAAAAGCGCCTTTAAGTTTAAAAGTCACCTTAGAACAAATTCATCGGGCAAAAGATTTAACTTTGGCGGAATGCCTGAAAATGGATTATGTTTTAGTGCATCATTTTATGCGGGATCATGATTTTTACGAAGGTATAAGAGCTTTGCTGATTGATAAAGACAAATCGCCAAAATGGCAACCAGCTGAACTCTCTCAGACATCAAATGCGAAAGTTGCGGAATATTTTGAGACCATTGTTCCTGATTTGGAATTATAG